One region of Ornithinibacter aureus genomic DNA includes:
- a CDS encoding ATP-binding protein, whose product MTDALFSALEVDLGTGVRPGYRLHRLELLNWGTFDGRCEVLQLSGDNTLVTGDIGSGKSTLVDAVTTLLLPANRISYNKAAGAETRERSLRTYVLGHYKSERVESTGASRAVGLRDQSSYSVILGVFRNEGYEQDVTLAQVFWMPGTSESQPRRFFVTAEDDLSIVADFTEFGTDPADLKRRLRTRGASVHDHYPDYGTRLRRLLGIRSEQALELFHQTISMKSVGNLTDFVRHHMLEPAVAGTRIAALVQHFEDLTRAHDAVRKARDQLEQLEPIVVACDDFDARGQAITEARHALDALPVWAAEHRLRLLGEEQVRLEQGRRDLDDALVRAQRRQDELSDEHAGLVRAREGIAGGRLGAIEVESAAAAVRRDECRSRADQLNHHLSVLDIPPVDDEGSFEHAQAAARARGDVLVAQRESGHQRRTDASIAVRDAERESSTLQAEIASLRGRASNIDSASLKVRDRLASALGVDVASLPFVGELVQVRADQGQWRGAAERVLRGFALSVLVPSELYAAASRWVDEHHLGARFVYYRASDVVNRRPSVAVEDNTLAQVLEIREGPHAAWLTAELRSRADHARVHHVDELREHRKAVTLLGQVKTDRRHEKDDRFALEDRTRWVLGWSNADKVDALIERGATVQAQLTAARDALDAAKVDTDRHDAEAASVAQVLAVSSWSLVDWRSAAQRIDELARERDVLQRGNAEVEALHARLAEVERARAAQGAVVTDLTEKVGALKGEHRRNADQQRFAEADLDAVATDQLAGLRTAYELLESRHDAPATLEACSLAERDLQREFSASIQSHQEKQSAARERAAKRIAAFRQAWPSDTTELGADVLAAAEYRALRDRITGDDLPRFEAEFKRQLNTNTINDIAGFQAWLDQSAQTIRSRIDTINESLSAIDYSPGTRIRLLTEPSTNHEVRAFRDDLRACTDDALSTDDQYSEERFRRVQAIIGRFRGREGFTEADKRWTDLVTDVRNWFVFAASEREADSQVEREHYTDSDGKSGGQKEKLAYTILAASLAYQFGLEWGVPKSRDFRFAVIDEAFGRGSDASTRYALDLFAKLGLQLLVVTPLQKVHVIEPYVSAVGFVENRTGQRSRLQTLTIEEYHAERAEHGRAGRPS is encoded by the coding sequence ATGACCGACGCCCTGTTCTCCGCCCTCGAGGTCGACCTCGGCACCGGGGTCCGGCCAGGCTACCGCCTGCACCGCCTCGAGCTCTTGAATTGGGGCACCTTCGACGGTCGGTGCGAGGTGCTCCAGCTGTCCGGTGACAACACCCTGGTCACGGGCGACATCGGCTCCGGTAAGTCCACCCTCGTCGACGCGGTGACCACGCTCCTGCTCCCGGCCAACCGGATCAGCTACAACAAGGCAGCCGGGGCAGAGACCCGCGAACGCTCACTGCGCACCTACGTCCTTGGCCACTACAAGTCCGAGCGGGTCGAATCAACCGGTGCCTCGCGGGCGGTCGGGTTGCGCGACCAGAGCAGTTACTCCGTGATCCTCGGGGTGTTCCGCAACGAGGGGTACGAGCAGGACGTCACCCTCGCCCAGGTCTTCTGGATGCCGGGCACAAGTGAGAGCCAACCTCGCCGGTTCTTCGTCACCGCCGAGGACGACCTGTCGATCGTGGCCGACTTCACCGAGTTCGGCACCGACCCGGCAGACCTCAAGCGACGGTTGCGCACCCGCGGGGCGTCGGTGCACGACCACTACCCCGACTACGGCACGCGGCTGCGGCGGCTGCTCGGCATCCGGTCCGAGCAGGCGCTCGAGCTCTTCCACCAGACCATCTCGATGAAGTCGGTCGGCAACCTCACCGACTTCGTTCGTCATCACATGCTCGAGCCAGCCGTCGCCGGCACACGCATCGCCGCCCTCGTCCAGCACTTCGAGGACCTGACCCGGGCGCACGATGCCGTGCGCAAGGCTCGCGACCAGCTCGAGCAGCTCGAGCCCATCGTGGTTGCCTGCGACGACTTCGACGCGCGGGGGCAGGCCATCACCGAGGCGCGCCACGCCCTGGACGCCCTACCCGTGTGGGCAGCCGAGCACCGGCTGCGCCTGCTCGGTGAGGAGCAGGTGCGCCTCGAGCAGGGCCGTCGCGACCTCGACGACGCGCTGGTCCGGGCTCAGCGGCGGCAGGACGAGCTGAGCGACGAACACGCTGGACTGGTGCGGGCCCGTGAGGGGATCGCGGGTGGGCGGCTTGGTGCCATCGAGGTCGAGTCGGCCGCCGCTGCCGTCCGTCGCGACGAGTGTCGGTCCCGAGCCGACCAGCTGAACCATCACCTGAGCGTCCTCGACATTCCGCCGGTCGACGACGAGGGGTCGTTCGAGCACGCGCAGGCGGCTGCGCGTGCTCGCGGCGACGTGCTGGTCGCCCAACGTGAGTCCGGCCACCAGCGGCGGACGGACGCGAGCATCGCCGTTCGAGATGCCGAACGCGAGAGCTCCACGCTTCAGGCGGAGATCGCTTCGCTGCGGGGTCGCGCCAGCAACATCGACTCCGCCAGCCTGAAGGTGCGGGATCGCCTCGCGAGTGCGCTCGGTGTTGATGTCGCCAGCTTGCCGTTCGTGGGCGAACTCGTTCAGGTCCGAGCTGATCAGGGGCAGTGGCGTGGGGCAGCCGAGCGCGTCCTTCGAGGGTTCGCCCTGTCGGTTCTCGTCCCCAGTGAGCTGTATGCCGCTGCGTCCCGATGGGTTGACGAGCATCACCTCGGTGCCAGGTTCGTCTACTACCGCGCGAGCGACGTCGTGAACCGGCGACCGTCCGTGGCCGTGGAGGACAACACCTTGGCGCAGGTGCTTGAGATCCGGGAGGGACCGCACGCCGCCTGGCTCACCGCTGAACTGCGATCGCGGGCCGACCACGCACGGGTGCACCACGTCGACGAGTTGCGTGAGCACCGCAAGGCGGTGACCCTCCTCGGGCAGGTAAAGACGGACCGCCGTCACGAGAAGGACGACCGGTTCGCGCTCGAGGACCGCACGCGGTGGGTCCTCGGCTGGTCCAACGCCGACAAGGTCGACGCCCTCATCGAACGCGGTGCCACCGTGCAGGCCCAGTTGACCGCCGCCCGTGACGCCTTGGACGCGGCCAAGGTCGACACCGATCGACACGATGCCGAGGCCGCCAGCGTCGCACAGGTCCTGGCCGTATCAAGCTGGTCGCTCGTCGACTGGCGCTCCGCCGCCCAGCGCATCGACGAGCTCGCGCGCGAGCGCGACGTGCTCCAGCGCGGCAACGCCGAGGTCGAGGCGCTGCACGCTCGGCTCGCCGAGGTCGAGCGTGCGCGCGCCGCTCAGGGCGCCGTGGTCACCGACCTCACCGAGAAGGTTGGCGCCCTCAAGGGTGAGCACCGCAGGAACGCCGATCAGCAACGGTTCGCCGAGGCAGACCTCGATGCAGTGGCGACCGACCAGCTCGCCGGCCTGCGAACGGCATACGAACTGCTTGAGAGTCGACATGACGCTCCGGCGACCCTGGAGGCCTGCTCACTGGCCGAACGCGATCTCCAACGTGAGTTCTCTGCGTCCATCCAGTCCCACCAGGAGAAGCAGTCAGCGGCGCGTGAGCGGGCCGCCAAACGCATTGCCGCGTTCCGTCAGGCCTGGCCCAGCGACACCACCGAACTCGGCGCCGACGTGCTCGCGGCCGCCGAGTACCGCGCGCTGCGCGACCGGATCACCGGTGATGACCTGCCCCGCTTCGAGGCCGAGTTCAAGCGGCAGCTCAACACGAACACGATCAACGACATCGCCGGCTTCCAGGCCTGGCTCGACCAGTCGGCGCAGACGATCCGCTCGCGCATCGATACCATCAACGAGTCGCTCTCCGCGATCGACTACAGCCCCGGCACCCGCATCCGACTGCTCACCGAACCGAGCACCAACCACGAGGTGCGGGCCTTCCGTGACGATCTGCGGGCCTGCACCGATGATGCGCTGAGCACCGACGACCAGTACTCCGAAGAGCGCTTTCGCCGGGTCCAGGCGATCATCGGGCGATTTCGCGGACGCGAGGGGTTCACCGAGGCAGACAAGCGCTGGACCGACCTGGTCACAGACGTGCGCAACTGGTTCGTGTTCGCGGCCTCCGAACGTGAGGCCGACAGCCAGGTGGAGCGCGAGCACTACACCGACTCCGACGGCAAGTCCGGTGGGCAGAAGGAGAAGCTCGCCTACACGATCCTCGCGGCGTCGTTGGCCTACCAGTTCGGGCTGGAGTGGGGTGTGCCCAAGTCCCGGGACTTCCGGTTCGCCGTCATCGACGAGGCCTTCGGCCGTGGCTCGGACGCCTCCACCCGCTATGCCCTGGACCTGTTCGCCAAGCTGGGCCTGCAACTGCTCGTGGTGACGCCTCTGCAGAAGGTCCATGTCATCGAGCCCTACGTCAGCGCCGTCGGGTTCGTCGAGAACCGCA
- a CDS encoding DUF4194 domain-containing protein, which produces MSTASPDLRSSGLPPLTAAAVALMRGVVDRDHAERIWLDVVRLQNPLRDHVAVLGLDLVIDEAEGYAYLRSKPEDPDNPLPRLVPRHRLSFPVSLMLAVLRKALAEFDAGAGEGRLVVSRDRLVDELRTFRPASTNETKLVDEVDRSIRKVVELGFLRQLPGPMGAYEVRRILKAFVDAQWLGEFDARLAEYAALAADTGGGPGGGTGGTDTSGAGTGSGSGGES; this is translated from the coding sequence GTGAGCACGGCATCCCCTGACCTGCGCAGCAGCGGGCTGCCCCCACTCACGGCGGCGGCGGTCGCCCTCATGCGCGGCGTCGTCGACCGCGATCACGCGGAGCGGATCTGGCTTGACGTCGTGCGGTTGCAGAACCCGTTGCGCGACCACGTCGCCGTGCTCGGCCTCGACCTGGTCATCGACGAGGCGGAGGGGTACGCGTACCTGCGCTCCAAGCCCGAGGACCCGGACAACCCGCTTCCCCGTCTTGTGCCGCGACACCGACTGTCCTTCCCCGTGAGCCTGATGCTCGCCGTGCTGCGCAAGGCGCTGGCCGAGTTCGATGCCGGCGCCGGCGAGGGCCGGCTCGTGGTGTCCCGCGACCGGCTCGTCGACGAGCTGCGCACGTTCCGGCCCGCGAGCACCAACGAGACCAAGCTCGTCGACGAGGTGGACCGTTCCATCCGCAAAGTCGTCGAGCTGGGCTTCCTGCGACAGCTGCCGGGCCCGATGGGCGCCTACGAGGTGCGCCGCATCCTCAAGGCGTTTGTCGACGCCCAGTGGCTCGGTGAGTTCGACGCCCGACTGGCCGAGTACGCCGCGCTCGCGGCCGACACCGGGGGAGGCCCCGGGGGAGGCACCGGGGGCACCGACACCTCCGGTGCGGGCACGGGCAGTGGCAGCGGGGGCGAGTCATGA
- a CDS encoding DUF3375 domain-containing protein, giving the protein MDFETVAYLRANSRAWRLLRADTAPLAIHVLGTIFIVDNVRSIAESDLIARVDDLLYAVNAQTAGNSPRTAPDAVGSPDADPSPPARPTYPRSARDYVDAWASPEQGWLRKFYPEGHDEAHYDATVDVERAYGFVAGLRARSFVGTESRLSTIVELLREMVSGADPDPGARLAELRRRRDAIDAEIAKVAGGESPPLDAVALLDRYQHFSSTARELLSDFRSVEENFRTLDRGIRADIAAWEGGKGELLDQIVGERHAIADSDQGRSFQAFHDFLLSRARRDELTGLLQQLVDLDAIDVDRSLGRIHFDWLDAAERTQQTVRLLSEQLRRFLDDKVWLENRRVVELLRSIERSALAVRDASMGDLVTELDATSPSVALPMERPLYTPPLFTGVESRLDAVDADDAVDLQSLFEQVYVDSARLASTVRTALSSTDQASLLTVLRDHPATHGVAELVGYLGLVEDDFELVIDTDVEDAVLVSEPSGSASSGGGERLVRMPRVLFVRRDATRGGMLA; this is encoded by the coding sequence ATGGACTTCGAGACCGTTGCGTACCTGCGCGCCAACTCCCGCGCGTGGCGCCTGTTGCGCGCCGACACCGCACCGCTGGCGATCCACGTCCTCGGCACGATCTTCATCGTTGACAACGTGCGCAGCATCGCCGAGTCCGACCTGATCGCGCGCGTCGACGACCTGCTGTACGCCGTCAACGCCCAGACCGCCGGCAACTCCCCACGAACCGCACCGGATGCCGTCGGGTCGCCCGACGCTGATCCCTCGCCACCCGCTCGCCCCACCTACCCCCGCTCGGCCCGCGACTACGTCGATGCCTGGGCATCCCCCGAGCAGGGCTGGTTGCGCAAGTTCTATCCCGAGGGCCACGACGAGGCCCACTACGACGCCACGGTCGACGTCGAGCGGGCCTATGGGTTCGTCGCCGGGCTGCGGGCCCGCTCCTTCGTCGGCACCGAGTCCCGGCTCAGCACGATCGTCGAGCTGCTGCGCGAGATGGTCAGTGGAGCCGACCCCGACCCGGGTGCCCGACTCGCCGAGCTGCGCCGACGCCGCGACGCGATCGACGCCGAGATCGCCAAGGTGGCCGGCGGCGAGTCCCCGCCGCTGGATGCCGTCGCCCTGCTCGACCGCTACCAGCACTTCAGCAGCACCGCCCGCGAGCTGCTCTCCGACTTCCGCTCCGTGGAGGAGAACTTCCGCACCCTTGACCGCGGCATCCGCGCCGACATCGCCGCGTGGGAGGGTGGCAAGGGTGAGCTGCTCGACCAGATCGTCGGCGAACGCCACGCCATCGCCGACTCCGATCAGGGTCGCAGCTTCCAGGCCTTCCACGACTTTCTCCTGTCGCGTGCCCGCCGTGACGAGCTCACCGGCCTCCTCCAGCAGCTCGTGGACCTCGATGCCATCGACGTCGACCGCAGTCTGGGCCGCATCCACTTCGACTGGCTCGACGCCGCCGAGCGCACCCAGCAGACGGTCCGGCTGCTCTCCGAGCAGCTGCGCCGCTTCCTCGACGACAAGGTCTGGCTCGAGAACCGTCGGGTCGTCGAGCTGCTGCGGTCCATCGAGCGTTCTGCCCTGGCCGTGCGGGACGCCTCGATGGGCGACCTGGTCACCGAGCTCGATGCCACCTCGCCGTCCGTCGCGCTGCCGATGGAGCGACCCCTGTACACCCCGCCGCTGTTCACCGGCGTCGAGTCACGCCTGGACGCGGTCGACGCCGATGACGCCGTCGACCTCCAGTCGCTGTTCGAGCAGGTGTACGTCGACTCCGCACGGTTGGCCTCGACGGTGCGCACCGCCCTCAGCTCCACGGACCAGGCATCGCTGCTGACCGTGCTGCGTGACCACCCGGCGACTCACGGCGTTGCCGAGCTCGTGGGCTACCTCGGTCTCGTCGAGGACGACTTCGAGCTCGTCATCGACACCGACGTCGAGGATGCCGTCCTCGTCAGCGAGCCGTCCGGCTCGGCGTCGTCCGGGGGTGGCGAGAGACTGGTCCGGATGCCGCGTGTCCTGTTCGTGCGCCGCGACGCGACTCGTGGTGGGATGCTCGCGTGA
- a CDS encoding YihY/virulence factor BrkB family protein encodes MTEVGKAAEKEQTAPHPEDPRKPDQLSEISKPAWKMTLKNTWAEFSADKCTDLAAMLTYYSVLSIFPALLALVSLVGVFGQGDETVKAMLDIVRQLGQPDAADTLEGPVTEMVNADRAGITLVIGILTALWSASAYVGGFGRAMNTIYEVDEGRPVWKLRPMMLLVTTVLVVGAALALLGLVISGPVAEAIGGTIGLGSQSVTIWNWVKLPVILGIVVLMVALLYYATPNVKQPKFRWMSIGAAVAIVVWVIASIAFAFYVSRFGNYNKTYGSLATVVITLLWLWLTNLALLFGAELDAELERSRQLQAGIKAERTLQLPPRDTRQSERAEEKLEKRVAEGRELRMQAIEDGATGAPPEGKGGHDRSRHEEPDRTRHDGRRSDGTRKEHGKAHGSKESADEDSGEAPKALTLGALAGVAALVIKRALRRGR; translated from the coding sequence ATGACAGAAGTGGGCAAGGCCGCGGAGAAGGAGCAGACCGCGCCACACCCGGAGGACCCGCGCAAGCCCGACCAGCTCTCGGAGATCAGCAAGCCCGCGTGGAAGATGACCCTGAAGAACACGTGGGCGGAGTTCTCCGCGGACAAGTGCACCGACCTGGCCGCGATGCTCACGTACTACTCGGTGCTATCGATCTTCCCGGCGCTGCTCGCCCTCGTCTCGCTTGTGGGGGTCTTCGGGCAGGGCGACGAAACGGTCAAGGCGATGCTCGACATCGTGCGACAGCTCGGGCAGCCCGACGCCGCGGACACCCTCGAGGGCCCGGTGACCGAGATGGTCAACGCGGATCGCGCCGGCATCACGCTCGTCATCGGAATCCTCACCGCGCTGTGGTCGGCTTCCGCCTATGTCGGCGGGTTCGGGCGGGCGATGAACACGATCTACGAAGTCGACGAAGGCCGACCGGTGTGGAAGCTGCGCCCGATGATGCTCCTCGTGACGACCGTGCTCGTCGTCGGGGCGGCGCTCGCGCTCCTCGGCCTGGTCATCAGCGGGCCGGTGGCCGAGGCGATCGGCGGGACGATCGGTCTGGGCTCGCAGTCGGTAACGATCTGGAACTGGGTCAAGCTGCCCGTCATCCTGGGCATCGTCGTCCTCATGGTCGCGCTGCTCTACTACGCGACGCCCAACGTCAAGCAGCCGAAGTTCCGGTGGATGAGCATCGGTGCGGCGGTGGCCATCGTCGTCTGGGTCATCGCGTCGATCGCGTTCGCGTTCTATGTGTCCCGCTTCGGGAACTACAACAAGACCTATGGGTCCTTGGCGACCGTCGTCATCACCCTGCTGTGGCTGTGGCTCACCAACCTGGCCCTGCTCTTCGGCGCTGAGCTGGACGCCGAACTCGAGCGCTCCCGGCAGCTGCAGGCCGGCATCAAGGCCGAGCGCACCCTCCAGCTGCCACCGCGGGACACCCGCCAGTCGGAGAGGGCCGAGGAGAAGCTCGAGAAGCGCGTCGCCGAGGGGCGCGAGCTGCGCATGCAGGCGATCGAGGACGGCGCCACCGGCGCGCCGCCCGAGGGCAAGGGCGGCCACGATCGGTCCCGGCATGAGGAACCTGACCGCACCCGCCACGACGGGCGGCGGTCCGATGGGACGCGGAAGGAGCACGGGAAGGCCCACGGCTCGAAGGAGTCCGCCGACGAAGACTCCGGCGAGGCACCGAAGGCCCTCACCCTCGGGGCTCTGGCCGGTGTCGCCGCCCTCGTCATCAAGCGCGCCCTGCGCCGCGGCCGCTGA
- a CDS encoding VOC family protein: MEDDHGDREDETGDAEEAATFYASVFPDSRVDAVHTAPTDFPGGTAGDVLTVDFTVLGIPCMGLNGGDEFTHSEAFSFQVATDDQAETDRYWDAIVGNGGQESACGWCKDRWGLSWQITPRVLTEALASDDEGVRQRAFAAMMTMQRIDVAAIEQAVAGAD; encoded by the coding sequence CTGGAGGATGACCATGGTGATCGAGAAGACGAGACCGGGGACGCTGAGGAGGCGGCGACCTTTTACGCGTCGGTCTTCCCCGACTCGCGCGTTGACGCGGTCCACACCGCACCGACCGACTTCCCGGGCGGCACAGCGGGTGACGTCCTCACGGTGGACTTCACCGTCCTTGGCATCCCGTGCATGGGGCTCAACGGCGGCGACGAGTTCACCCACTCGGAGGCGTTCTCCTTCCAGGTCGCGACCGACGACCAGGCCGAGACGGACCGATACTGGGACGCGATCGTGGGCAACGGCGGGCAGGAGAGCGCCTGCGGCTGGTGCAAGGACCGCTGGGGCCTGTCCTGGCAGATCACGCCGAGGGTCCTCACCGAGGCGCTCGCGTCGGACGACGAGGGTGTGCGGCAGCGCGCGTTCGCCGCGATGATGACGATGCAGCGGATCGACGTCGCTGCCATCGAGCAGGCTGTAGCAGGAGCAGACTGA
- a CDS encoding SUKH-4 family immunity protein produces the protein MTDFFARIEKELDGLAGASLSRLPKRKYDMAAVRANWLAVLEDYPESNFHFPRFPDECVEVAWQGGRYLAFGTSGEGVLGEAADDTIWLLNPVEEVFDEESIFVNSNSGAFVRCYCLFMAAVFTAKGYPGDLKQHMPAITDPLRDQLTDADPPAMAEPAFWSQLHYMLDDLLFPLAVPILDYLKTGRMG, from the coding sequence ATGACCGACTTCTTCGCCCGCATCGAAAAGGAACTGGACGGGCTGGCCGGTGCCAGCCTGTCCCGCTTGCCCAAGCGCAAATACGATATGGCCGCCGTCAGGGCGAACTGGCTGGCGGTGCTGGAAGATTACCCCGAGTCCAACTTCCACTTTCCGCGCTTTCCCGATGAATGTGTCGAGGTGGCCTGGCAGGGCGGCCGCTATCTGGCCTTTGGCACCTCGGGCGAGGGCGTTCTGGGCGAGGCCGCCGATGACACGATCTGGCTGCTGAACCCGGTGGAGGAAGTCTTCGACGAGGAAAGCATCTTCGTGAACAGCAACTCGGGTGCCTTTGTCCGCTGTTATTGCCTGTTCATGGCGGCGGTGTTCACCGCCAAGGGCTATCCGGGCGATCTGAAACAGCACATGCCGGCGATCACCGACCCGCTGCGCGATCAGTTGACCGATGCCGACCCGCCGGCGATGGCCGAGCCCGCCTTCTGGTCGCAACTGCACTATATGCTGGACGACCTACTCTTTCCGCTGGCGGTGCCGATCCTGGATTACCTCAAAACCGGGCGTATGGGTTGA